Genomic window (Pseudomonas sp. L5B5):
AGAAGTTGCCTTCCATGGGCTTGCCGCCCGCCAGCAGGGTGGCGCCCTTGTCCAGGGCATCCTTGATGTGTTCCTGGACCTTGGCCACGGCCTTCTCGTCGATCAGCGGACCGGTGGTGGTGCCCTCTTCCAGGCCGTTGCCGATCTTCAGCTTGGCCACGGCCACTTTCAGCTTCTCGGCGAAGGCGTCGTACACCGAATCCTGGATGTACAGGCGGTTGGCGCAGACGCAGGTCTGGCCGTTGTTGCGGTACTTGGAGATGATCGCGCCTTCGACGGCCTTATCCAGGTCAGCGTCGTCAAACACGATGAACGGCGCGTTGCCGCCCAGCTCCAGGGAGACTTTCTTGATGTCCTTGGCGCATTCGGCCATCAGCTGGCGACCGATTTCGGTGGAGCCGGTGAACGACAGCTTGCGCACGGTCGGGTTGCTGGTCAGCTCGCCGCCGATGTCGCCAGCGCTGCCGGTGACCACGCTCAGCACGCCTTTCGGGATCCCGGCGCGGTGCGCCAGTTCCACCAGGGCCAGGGCCGAGAATGGGGTCTGCGAAGCGGGCTTGATCACCATGGTGCAACCGGCGGCCAGGGCCGGGCCGGCCTTGCGGGTGATCATGGCGGCAGGGAAGTTCCACGGGGTGATGGCCGCGGTCACGCCGATCGGCTGCTTGATCACGATCAGGCGCTTGTCGGGCTGGTGGCCGGGGATCACGTCGCCGTAGATGCGCTTGGCTTCTTCGGCGAACCATTCGATGAAGGAGGCGGCGTACACGATTTCGCCCTTGGCTTCGGCCAGTGGCTTGCCTTGCTCCAGGGTCATCAGGCGACCGAGGTCGTCCTGGTTCTCGATCAGCAGCTCATACCAGCGGCGCAGCTTGGTGGCGCGCTCCTTGGCGGTCAGGGCACGCCAGGCCGGCAGGGCCTGGTCGGCAGCCTCGATGGCGCGACGGGTCTCGACGGCGCCCATCTTGGGCACGGTGCCGAGGATTTCACCGGTGGCGGGGTTGTTGACCTTGATCGTCTGGCCGTTGTCCGCATCCACCCAAGCCCCATCGATATAGGCTTGTTGGCGGAACAACTGGGCGTCTTTGAGCTGCATGTCGGCTTCCTTAACAGCACCGCGCATACGCGGGGCGAATTGTGATTGTAAAAAGGCGCCTTGTCGGCCGTTGAGCGCAGCAGCGCCTGCAACGGACGGGGCAAAGCTGCCGTCAGGAAAATCGTTCACTGGGTATAAGCATGAAAAATGTCGCACACAAGGATAGACGTGCGCTTGGACACCCAGGCAAGAGCGTTTGAAATCTCAAACGAATCCTAGGAGCAAAGGGGGTAAAAGGACAATAGGCCGTTCGAAAAAAAGAACGTAAACGTCCCCCAGGCGAAAACTTTCGGATCAACGTCACGCCCCAAAGACAACGCCCCCGCTGCCGGAAGACAGCGGGGGCGCTGGCAGGTTGCCAGGGGGACGATCAGCTGTTGAGCGACTTGAGCACGGTCAACAGGCTGGTGAGGTTGTCGACCACACCGCCCTGGGCAATTTTTTCGGTAGTGGCTGCACCGGCGGTGGTATCGACGCTGTAGATCTGCATCACGCCCTGGTTGGTCGCGGCTTGCGCCAGGGTGTTTTGCTGCTGCTGCGCCGAGACCGAGTTCTGGAACAGGATGGCCACGGACTGGCCCATGGACTGGTAGACAGTCCCCATGGCTACGGCAGGTGCTTCGGCGACAACCTTGACGTTGCTCTGGGTAACGGCGTCGGTGATTTGCGGGCTAACTGTGCTCATAAAAACTCCATTTTTTTAGCAGGAAAACTCAACGAAAGACGCTCACTTCAGCCCTTCAGCCTTGGAAGGACTTGAGTACCGTGAGCAGGCTGGTGAGGTTGTCGGCGACCCCGCCCTGGGCAACCTTCTCGGTCGCTGCGGCGCCAGCGGTGGTATCGACGCTGTAGATCTGCATCACGCCCTGGTTGGTCGCGGCTTGCGCCAGGGTGTTCTGCTGCTGCTGCGCCGAAACCGAGTTCTGGAACAGGATCGCGGTGGCCTGGGCCATGGATTGGTAGATGGTGCCCATTGCCATGGCCGGCGCTTCGGCGACGACCTTGACGTTGGTCTGGGTGACGGCATCGGTGATTTGTTCATTTACGAGTGGCATGGCTCAACTTCCTTTGTTTGATACACGGAGCATTCCGTGTCATTGAGTGAACGTGGCAGCCTGGAGACTGTGAACGGGGCCGGGTACCGGTCATCCGCCGTCAACGCCCGCCTGGCTTGCCGCCGGGGGTATTGAGCTGCTTGAGCGCCTGCTCGACCTGCCGCGAGAGTTCGGCCATCTGCGTCTCGATCACGCTCTTGACCTCGGCCTGCACCATCGCGCTGACCATCTCCTTG
Coding sequences:
- a CDS encoding RebB family R body protein, whose product is MSTVSPQITDAVTQSNVKVVAEAPAVAMGTVYQSMGQSVAILFQNSVSAQQQQNTLAQAATNQGVMQIYSVDTTAGAATTEKIAQGGVVDNLTSLLTVLKSLNS
- the gabD gene encoding NADP-dependent succinate-semialdehyde dehydrogenase — translated: MQLKDAQLFRQQAYIDGAWVDADNGQTIKVNNPATGEILGTVPKMGAVETRRAIEAADQALPAWRALTAKERATKLRRWYELLIENQDDLGRLMTLEQGKPLAEAKGEIVYAASFIEWFAEEAKRIYGDVIPGHQPDKRLIVIKQPIGVTAAITPWNFPAAMITRKAGPALAAGCTMVIKPASQTPFSALALVELAHRAGIPKGVLSVVTGSAGDIGGELTSNPTVRKLSFTGSTEIGRQLMAECAKDIKKVSLELGGNAPFIVFDDADLDKAVEGAIISKYRNNGQTCVCANRLYIQDSVYDAFAEKLKVAVAKLKIGNGLEEGTTTGPLIDEKAVAKVQEHIKDALDKGATLLAGGKPMEGNFFEPTILVNVPKGAAVAKEETFGPLAPLFRFKDEAEVIAMSNDTEFGLASYFYARDLGRVFRVAEALEYGMVGVNTGLISNEVAPFGGIKASGLGREGSKYGIEDYLEIKYLCLGI
- a CDS encoding RebB family R body protein; its protein translation is MPLVNEQITDAVTQTNVKVVAEAPAMAMGTIYQSMAQATAILFQNSVSAQQQQNTLAQAATNQGVMQIYSVDTTAGAAATEKVAQGGVADNLTSLLTVLKSFQG